The DNA segment ACCATGGCCACCGCCGTGACCGCCACCACCACCGCCGTGACCGCCACCACCACCGCCGTGACCGCCACCACCACCACCGTGACCACCGCCACCGCCACCGCCACCGCCACCCCCGCTGCCACCCTCCTTGGCATATACGCTGGAAAAACTGGCGATTGAGTCCGGCACCAGTACGATCGAGGCCGATAGAAGTCCGCCAATGGCCAGGGCCAATAGGCATTTTTGTATACGCATGACAAACCTCCGCCTTTGTTTTCTTGGCTCCACACTCCCGGCATGTCATGACGTTGAAAGCCGGCGCGTGCTGAGGGACCAAAAGTTCTGCGCACGAGAATCTTTTCGTGCGCAATGGGTGGGTATTGCAGTCAGGTTCTTTTCGGCATGGCAAACCTCTTTCTCGGTTCATCTGGAAAGCGAATTCCGCTACCGGCTGGAACTGCCGCTGCAGGACGAGAGGTCGTCTCGCAGGGGACTGCCAGACCAGGCTGTCGTAGCCATCTGCTCAGGCGGTGTGCACGATCGTGTGATCCAGATGGTTTAGCGTGCTGAGGATCTGCTCGGATGCGGCGAGGGCCGGGGCCATCGACCAGCGATTGAAACGGACGTTGCCGATTCGCACCATGCCGGTATGGCTGGCCTTGTTGTCGTCGATCAGCGGATCGGGATCGTAGAAACCCAGCCCGTAACGCAGCCGTTCCATATCGGTGGGGTCGCCGGTGAGGAACAGCCAGCCCGGCTTGATCCGGTACTGCTCGGCGTACGCCTTGAGCAGCCGTGGGGTATCCAGTTCCGGCTGCAGAGTCAGCGAATAGAGGAAGACATCGCGCCCAGCCCGTTCGCCGAGCAGCTTCTGCACGCCCAGCAGGTTGGCGGTGATGGTCGGACAGCGGTCGCCGCAGGCGGTGTACATCATGTTGATCAGCACGACCCGATCCCGGAGCAGGTCGTCATAGAACTTCACCGCCCTGCCTTCGTGGGTATAGAGCGTCACGTTCGGCAACGGAGTTGCGTGGGGGCCGTCGCTACGGGTGCTCAGCGAGGATTGCCCGGCAAGGTTGCCGGCGTGCCAGGCGGCGAGTCCGAGTGCAGCGGTGCCCAAGCCAGTCAGGAGATTTCTGCGAGTGCTCATTGGTACGTCTCCGTAATCATGGATAAGGGGGCTTGCTCAACTGCTGCCTTCGCTTGTGCTGCTGCCACCGCTGTCGTCATCGGCTTCGATGTCCCAACGCACCATCATCATGTGGTCTTCGTGGATCATGTTGTGGCAGTGCATGACGTACTTGCCGGCGAAGTCGCGAAAGCGCAGGAAGATGCGCGTCGACGAGTTTTCCCCGAGGACGAAGACATCCTTGCGCCCTCGCTCATGGGCAGGTATCGGCACGCTCTTGCCATCGACGACCTTGCTGAGCACGCGCCCCTCTTCGAAGTGGATATGCACCGGGTGATGCCAGCCACCGCTCGGGCTGACCAGCTCCCAGATCTCGCAGCTGCCCTGGCGGATTTGCGCACTGACTTTCTGGACGTTGAAGATCTGGTCATTGACTGTCCACAGGCCACCTTTGCGACCGAAAACCCAGCTTCGGACCCTGGCGTTCTTCAGTTCGTCGGCGGTGATGGGCCGCAGTTCGCGCAGCTTGGGCGGTATCCGGCTGTTGTCGGGGGCGGTGCGGTTGACCACCAGCTTGAGGATGGGCGTGCCCGGCGCGCGGATGTCCTTCGGACCGCGGGTGCTGTCCTGGCGCAGGCGGTTGACCAGGTACAACTCGGTGCCCAGCGGATACTTGGAGAAGTCGACAATGATGTCGCCGCGCTCGGCCACCCCCAACTCCACCTTGGTCTGGTTGTACAGCGGCGCTGGCAGCAGGTTGCCGTCATTGGCGATGTAGGTGAACGGCTGCACGCGGTTGTTCGCGCCAACCAGGTAGAGTGCATAGAAACGACTGGGGCCGCTGTTGAGCAGACGCAGACGGTACTTGCGTGCGGCGACGTTGAGCACGGGCTCGATTTTGCCATTGACCAGAGTCTTGTCGCCGAGGGTGCCTTCGGGGTTGAGCTGGTCGAAGTAGAGCATGCCGTTGAGGTCGAAACGGCGATCGCAGATGTTCAGCGGATAGTCATAGGCACCGCTGGGCAGGTGCAGCGCGTTGGGGTTGGGATCGTTTTCATCGCCTGAATCCAACTCGTCATACAACAAGTAGAACCCTGCCAGGCCGCGATACACATTGGCGGCGGTGAAATCCAGGCAATGGTCATGGAAGAACAACGTGCCCAGGGCTTCGCGGGGGTCGCCGCGGCCGTTGCCGAGCTCGTCATAGCCTGCGCAGATGTTGGGATAGAAATGGTCCTTGTAGCTGCCCGGGGCTGAGAGTGTCGGGCCGGCCTTGTCGGCGCGGTAGTAGTCGCCGGGGAAGCCATCGCTCTCGGACGGCGCATGCAGGTTGTGCAGGTGGGTGGAGATTTCCGGGGTGCCGAAGCCCTGGTGATCCAGCGGCAGATCGTTGTGCATGCGCAGCATTATGGGGCTGCCGTAGCGGGCCACGATCATCGGACAGAACAGCTCCGGCGCCGGCACGTTGGGCTGGTAGCTCCACACCGGCTGGGCGGGCAGGGCGGGGTTGAACACCCAGCTGCGCTGCACCGCATGCAGCTCGTACATGGTCGGCTCGCGGGGGCAGAGTTCGTCATAGCGCTGATGGTCGTCGCGGCCACATTCACCGTGCTCCAGGTCCG comes from the Pseudomonas sp. TCU-HL1 genome and includes:
- a CDS encoding multicopper oxidase family protein; its protein translation is MKTSDRKSPDTPPATADDLPSRRTFLKLSAAAVATPVLLKQGAALAKGADDDVGAPVVPPSPLTIPWVEQLPDAIVPLQPVSALLPDHLVAADLEHGECGRDDHQRYDELCPREPTMYELHAVQRSWVFNPALPAQPVWSYQPNVPAPELFCPMIVARYGSPIMLRMHNDLPLDHQGFGTPEISTHLHNLHAPSESDGFPGDYYRADKAGPTLSAPGSYKDHFYPNICAGYDELGNGRGDPREALGTLFFHDHCLDFTAANVYRGLAGFYLLYDELDSGDENDPNPNALHLPSGAYDYPLNICDRRFDLNGMLYFDQLNPEGTLGDKTLVNGKIEPVLNVAARKYRLRLLNSGPSRFYALYLVGANNRVQPFTYIANDGNLLPAPLYNQTKVELGVAERGDIIVDFSKYPLGTELYLVNRLRQDSTRGPKDIRAPGTPILKLVVNRTAPDNSRIPPKLRELRPITADELKNARVRSWVFGRKGGLWTVNDQIFNVQKVSAQIRQGSCEIWELVSPSGGWHHPVHIHFEEGRVLSKVVDGKSVPIPAHERGRKDVFVLGENSSTRIFLRFRDFAGKYVMHCHNMIHEDHMMMVRWDIEADDDSGGSSTSEGSS
- a CDS encoding SCO family protein translates to MSTRRNLLTGLGTAALGLAAWHAGNLAGQSSLSTRSDGPHATPLPNVTLYTHEGRAVKFYDDLLRDRVVLINMMYTACGDRCPTITANLLGVQKLLGERAGRDVFLYSLTLQPELDTPRLLKAYAEQYRIKPGWLFLTGDPTDMERLRYGLGFYDPDPLIDDNKASHTGMVRIGNVRFNRWSMAPALAASEQILSTLNHLDHTIVHTA